The following are from one region of the Cyanobium gracile PCC 6307 genome:
- the rpaB gene encoding response regulator transcription factor RpaB — MPTHSVASSASSASPFTDGADEQEASGGASVVQQPASPPPADQEPSQPIATLLVVDDEAAVRRVLLMRLQLAGYRVLCAEDGEEALALFHKEQPDLVVLDVMLPKLDGFAVCRRLRAESCVPIIFLSALDAIAERVAGLDLGADDYLPKPFSPKELEARISTILRRMGRGAATSEPRDLPTGSGVLRVGDLVVDTNRRQVTREGQRIALTYTEFSLLELLFREPGRVVPRAEILEQLWGYPPRRAADLRVVDVYVARLRGKLEPDPRNPELILTVRGTGYASQRMGEGTLAAAG, encoded by the coding sequence ATGCCCACGCATTCGGTCGCATCCTCTGCATCCTCAGCCTCCCCGTTCACCGACGGGGCTGATGAGCAGGAAGCCTCCGGTGGTGCGTCGGTCGTCCAGCAGCCCGCCTCCCCCCCTCCGGCCGACCAGGAGCCCTCCCAGCCGATCGCCACCCTGCTCGTCGTCGACGACGAGGCCGCCGTGCGCCGGGTGCTGCTGATGCGCCTGCAGCTGGCCGGCTACCGGGTCCTGTGCGCCGAGGACGGTGAGGAGGCTCTGGCCCTGTTCCACAAGGAGCAGCCCGACCTGGTCGTCCTCGACGTCATGCTGCCGAAGCTGGATGGCTTCGCCGTCTGCCGGCGGCTGCGAGCCGAATCCTGCGTGCCGATCATCTTCCTCTCCGCCCTCGATGCCATCGCCGAGCGGGTGGCGGGCCTGGACCTCGGCGCCGACGACTACCTGCCCAAGCCCTTCAGCCCCAAGGAACTGGAGGCCCGCATCTCCACCATCCTGCGCCGCATGGGCCGGGGGGCCGCCACCAGCGAGCCGCGAGATCTGCCCACGGGCTCCGGCGTGCTGCGGGTGGGGGATCTGGTGGTCGACACCAACCGCCGCCAGGTGACCCGGGAGGGACAGCGCATCGCCCTCACCTACACCGAATTCAGCCTGCTGGAGCTGCTGTTCCGCGAACCCGGCCGGGTGGTGCCCAGGGCCGAGATCCTCGAGCAGCTCTGGGGCTACCCGCCGCGCCGCGCCGCCGACCTGCGGGTGGTGGATGTCTATGTGGCGCGGCTGCGCGGCAAGCTCGAGCCCGACCCCCGCAATCCGGAGCTGATCCTCACGGTGCGGGGCACGGGCTACGCCTCCCAGCGGATGGGCGAGGGAACTCTGGCCGCCGCCGGCTGA
- a CDS encoding ABC transporter substrate-binding protein → MARMSSRSSLPSRLPRRQALRLLAAPFALALAAGACARPPASGRGKVLNVWTLDLAPRFNDYMGRVIAAWEQAHPGVTVRWTDVPWGSVERKLLASVFARTAPDLVNLNPNFAANLASKGGLRDLTPLLPADAAERYLAGIWISGQQGGEQFGIPWYLTARVTIANRRLLQKAGLAAPPRRWEEVPAYAEAVRRRTGRYALFVTVVPDDSGELMEALVQMGVRLLDERQRAAFNSPAGRRAFAFWSDLYRRGLLPREVVSQGYRRAIELYQAGDLAQVASGPDFLRNLQTNAPGIAATSAPFPPLTGASGEANVAVMNLVVPRQSAMAPEALSFALFLSNAANQLAFAEEARVLPSSRGALASLEGRLRAAVPTGGQERLVHSARLLSIETLAAARVLVPATPGVKRLQAILYTQLQRAMLGQLDSDAALAEAERQWNSYAEARWP, encoded by the coding sequence ATGGCCAGGATGTCTTCCCGCTCGAGCCTGCCGTCCCGCCTGCCCCGCCGCCAGGCCCTGAGGCTCCTGGCCGCCCCGTTCGCCCTCGCCCTCGCCGCCGGGGCCTGCGCCCGGCCGCCCGCGTCCGGCCGGGGCAAGGTGCTCAACGTCTGGACCCTGGATCTGGCGCCCCGCTTCAACGACTACATGGGGCGGGTGATCGCCGCCTGGGAGCAGGCCCATCCCGGTGTGACGGTGCGCTGGACCGACGTGCCCTGGGGCTCGGTGGAACGCAAGCTGCTGGCCTCGGTGTTCGCCCGCACCGCGCCGGATCTGGTCAACCTCAACCCCAACTTCGCCGCCAACCTGGCCAGCAAGGGGGGCCTGCGGGACCTCACGCCCCTGCTGCCCGCCGATGCCGCCGAGCGCTACCTGGCCGGAATCTGGATCTCCGGCCAGCAGGGGGGGGAGCAGTTCGGCATCCCCTGGTACCTGACGGCCCGGGTCACAATCGCCAACCGCCGTCTGCTGCAGAAGGCCGGCCTGGCCGCCCCGCCGCGCCGCTGGGAGGAGGTGCCGGCCTATGCCGAGGCCGTCCGGCGCCGCACCGGCCGCTATGCCCTGTTCGTGACCGTGGTCCCCGACGACTCCGGCGAGCTGATGGAGGCGCTGGTGCAGATGGGGGTGCGGCTGCTGGACGAGCGCCAGCGGGCGGCCTTCAACAGCCCCGCCGGCCGGCGGGCCTTCGCCTTCTGGAGCGACCTCTACAGGCGCGGCCTGCTGCCGCGGGAAGTGGTGAGCCAGGGGTACCGGCGGGCGATCGAGCTGTACCAGGCCGGCGATCTGGCCCAGGTGGCCAGCGGTCCCGATTTCCTCCGCAACCTGCAGACCAACGCCCCCGGCATCGCCGCCACCTCCGCCCCCTTCCCTCCCCTGACCGGGGCCAGCGGCGAGGCCAACGTGGCGGTGATGAACCTTGTGGTGCCGCGCCAGAGCGCCATGGCCCCGGAGGCGTTGAGTTTCGCCCTGTTCCTGAGCAACGCCGCCAACCAGCTGGCCTTCGCCGAGGAAGCCCGGGTGCTGCCCTCCTCCCGCGGCGCCCTGGCGAGCCTGGAGGGGCGGCTGCGGGCGGCGGTGCCCACAGGCGGGCAGGAGCGGCTGGTCCACAGCGCCCGGCTGCTCTCGATCGAAACCCTGGCCGCGGCGCGGGTGCTGGTGCCGGCGACCCCGGGGGTGAAGCGGCTGCAGGCGATCCTCTACACCCAGCTGCAGCGGGCGATGCTGGGGCAGCTCGACAGCGATGCGGCCCTGGCCGAGGCCGAGCGGCAGTGGAACAGCTACGCCGAGGCCCGCTGGCCCTGA
- the mreC gene encoding rod shape-determining protein MreC produces MPAWRWLRFVDGSSLRRLLPWLLVLLALVAVRLSKGAMLTDAYAFLSRPFWPGTAQAEWLRSARRVEDGARLAQLERDNQRLRSLLELQQKNPNRVTAPVISREGSGWWRQLLLGQGALSGIRAGQAVLGPGGLVGLVGSVTPSTATVTLLTDPSSRVGVWVGRTQHHGLLTGIGTARPLLRFLEKDPQARPGDVVVTSPASTLVPPNLPVGVIQTMDANADPAPEAVVQLIAPVSALDWVQVQVR; encoded by the coding sequence ATGCCGGCTTGGCGCTGGCTCCGCTTCGTCGACGGCTCCTCCCTGCGACGCCTCCTGCCCTGGCTGCTGGTGCTGCTGGCGCTCGTGGCCGTGCGTCTCAGCAAGGGGGCCATGCTCACCGACGCCTACGCCTTCCTCAGCCGGCCCTTCTGGCCGGGGACCGCCCAGGCCGAATGGCTGCGCTCGGCCCGCCGGGTGGAGGACGGCGCCCGGCTGGCCCAGCTGGAGCGGGACAACCAGCGGCTGCGCTCGCTCCTGGAGCTGCAGCAGAAGAATCCCAACCGGGTGACGGCGCCGGTGATCTCCCGGGAGGGATCCGGCTGGTGGCGCCAGCTGCTGCTCGGCCAGGGGGCCCTCAGCGGCATCCGGGCCGGGCAGGCTGTGCTCGGCCCCGGTGGCCTGGTCGGTCTGGTGGGGAGCGTCACCCCCAGCACCGCCACCGTCACCCTGCTGACCGACCCCAGCAGCCGGGTCGGGGTCTGGGTGGGGCGCACCCAGCACCACGGCCTGCTCACCGGCATCGGCACCGCCCGGCCCCTGCTGCGCTTCCTGGAGAAGGATCCCCAGGCCCGCCCCGGTGACGTGGTGGTGACCTCCCCCGCCAGCACCCTGGTGCCCCCCAACCTGCCGGTGGGCGTGATCCAGACCATGGACGCCAATGCCGATCCGGCGCCGGAGGCGGTGGTGCAGTTGATCGCGCCGGTCTCGGCCCTCGACTGGGTGCAGGTGCAGGTGCGCTGA
- a CDS encoding rod shape-determining protein codes for MFFRRFQFSRDIGIDLGTANTLMYVSGKGIVLQEPSVVAIDLERGTPLAVGEEAKLMLGRTPGNIRAIRPLRDGVIADFDAAEQMIKSFIQKGNEGRGVIAPRLVIGIPSGVTGVERRAVHQAGLAGARQVHLIDEPVAAAIGAGLPVTDPVGTMIVDIGGGTTEVAVLSLGGTVLSESVRVAGDELSDAISVYLKKVHNLVVGERTAEDIKIRIGSAFPDDGHDETSMDVRGLHLLSGLPRTINIRAGDIREAMAEPLNVIVEAVKRTLERTPPELAADIVDRGIMLAGGGALVRGICDLISHETGILTHVAEDPLLCVVNGCGMVLEDYSRLERVLDTPEFARQTA; via the coding sequence GTGTTTTTCCGCCGTTTCCAGTTCTCCCGCGACATCGGCATCGACCTGGGGACGGCCAACACGCTGATGTACGTCTCGGGCAAAGGGATCGTGCTGCAGGAGCCGTCGGTGGTGGCGATCGATCTGGAGCGGGGCACCCCCCTGGCGGTGGGCGAGGAGGCCAAGCTGATGCTCGGCCGCACCCCCGGCAACATCCGGGCGATCCGGCCCCTGCGCGACGGCGTCATCGCCGACTTCGACGCCGCCGAGCAGATGATCAAGAGCTTCATCCAGAAGGGCAACGAAGGCCGCGGCGTGATCGCCCCGCGGCTGGTGATCGGCATCCCCAGCGGCGTCACCGGTGTCGAGCGCCGGGCCGTGCATCAGGCCGGCCTGGCCGGGGCCCGGCAGGTGCACCTGATCGATGAGCCGGTGGCGGCCGCCATCGGCGCCGGTCTGCCGGTGACCGATCCGGTGGGCACGATGATCGTCGACATCGGCGGCGGCACCACCGAGGTGGCCGTGCTGAGCCTGGGCGGCACCGTGCTGAGCGAGTCGGTGCGGGTGGCCGGCGACGAGCTCAGCGACGCCATCAGCGTCTATCTCAAGAAGGTCCACAACCTGGTGGTGGGCGAGCGCACCGCCGAGGACATCAAGATCCGCATCGGCTCCGCCTTCCCCGACGACGGCCACGACGAAACCTCCATGGACGTGCGGGGTCTGCACCTGCTCTCCGGCCTGCCGCGCACGATCAACATCCGGGCCGGAGACATCCGCGAAGCCATGGCCGAGCCGCTCAACGTGATCGTGGAGGCGGTCAAGCGCACCCTGGAGCGCACCCCTCCCGAACTGGCGGCCGACATCGTCGACCGGGGGATCATGCTCGCCGGCGGCGGCGCCCTGGTGCGCGGCATCTGCGACCTCATCAGCCACGAGACCGGCATCCTCACCCACGTGGCCGAGGACCCCCTGCTCTGCGTGGTCAACGGCTGCGGCATGGTCCTGGAGGACTACAGCCGGCTGGAGCGCGTGCTCGACACCCCCGAATTCGCCCGTCAGACGGCCTGA
- a CDS encoding single-stranded DNA-binding protein, whose product MGVNSITLVGRAGRDPEVRYFESGSMVANLTLAVNRRSRDDEPDWFNLEIWGKQAQVAADYVRKGALIGIIGSFKLDRWTDRASGEERSKPVIRVDRLELLGSKRDAESGGGGSFGGGFGGGEPSEEEVPF is encoded by the coding sequence ATGGGCGTCAATTCCATCACCCTCGTCGGCAGAGCCGGCCGCGACCCGGAGGTCCGCTACTTCGAATCCGGCAGCATGGTCGCCAACCTCACCCTGGCGGTGAACCGCCGCAGCCGCGACGACGAGCCCGACTGGTTCAACCTGGAGATCTGGGGCAAGCAGGCCCAGGTGGCCGCCGACTACGTCCGCAAGGGTGCCCTGATCGGCATCATCGGCTCCTTCAAGCTCGACCGCTGGACGGACCGGGCCAGCGGCGAGGAGCGCAGCAAGCCGGTGATCCGCGTCGATCGGCTGGAGCTGCTCGGCAGCAAGCGGGACGCGGAGAGCGGCGGCGGCGGCAGCTTCGGGGGCGGCTTCGGCGGCGGTGAGCCGAGCGAGGAGGAAGTGCCGTTCTGA
- a CDS encoding DedA family protein — MAIELVQKLPEMIGAAVEANPAAGYGAIFAAMFLENLFPPIPSELIMPLGGFFVHQGKLSLVPVVLAGLLGTVLGALPWYGIGRLVNEERIEQWLERHGRWIGISPQELRRSRRWFSRHGTALVFWGRLVPGIRTLISVPAGIEMMPMTPFLLWTTAGSLIWTLLLTLAGLALGESYTKVELWIEPAAKVVKVLLVLAVLAGAAWLGLRIWKQSRHRS; from the coding sequence ATGGCGATCGAACTGGTCCAGAAGCTGCCCGAGATGATCGGGGCGGCGGTGGAGGCCAACCCGGCGGCAGGGTATGGCGCGATCTTCGCGGCCATGTTTCTGGAGAACCTGTTCCCCCCGATTCCCTCCGAGCTGATCATGCCGCTCGGGGGGTTTTTTGTGCATCAGGGCAAGCTCTCCCTGGTGCCGGTGGTGCTGGCCGGCCTGCTGGGCACGGTGCTCGGCGCCCTTCCCTGGTACGGCATCGGCCGGCTGGTGAATGAGGAGCGCATCGAGCAGTGGCTCGAACGCCACGGCCGCTGGATCGGCATCAGCCCCCAGGAGCTGCGCCGCAGCCGCCGCTGGTTCAGTCGTCATGGCACGGCGCTGGTGTTCTGGGGCCGGCTGGTGCCCGGCATCCGCACCTTGATCTCGGTGCCCGCCGGCATCGAGATGATGCCGATGACCCCCTTCCTGCTCTGGACCACCGCCGGCAGCCTGATCTGGACCCTGCTGCTGACCCTGGCGGGGCTGGCGCTGGGGGAGAGCTACACCAAGGTTGAGCTCTGGATCGAGCCCGCCGCCAAGGTGGTGAAGGTGTTGCTGGTGTTGGCCGTGCTGGCGGGCGCCGCGTGGCTGGGGCTGCGGATCTGGAAGCAGAGCCGCCACCGGTCCTGA